Proteins encoded within one genomic window of Pedobacter africanus:
- a CDS encoding LacI family DNA-binding transcriptional regulator: MATGKKTYQNTILDIAEALRLSPATISRALNNHPYVKEKTRKDVIDMAAKLGYRRNHMASGLRSNKSRTVGLIVPRVSMFFHAEVITTIQNDLHKQGYSLIICQSNDSVSMERELTETLYASRVDALIAACTLQTVDFSHFDKFTENGTPVIFYDRVPVEPYRATIVKGDDFNGAYQATSHLIAAGCKKIAHISGPLTSNLYQDRAAGFAKAMEEHGLELIPDWIFHQELSAENAMRAMREMFAGGEVPDALFADNDTTAIAAIQFAIEKGITVPDALKVAGYSNDPRTAIITPPITSVEQFPETVGKRIVEALTALLNSDPAEPAYITKAVVVPVQLVSRMSTSTINKNTI, encoded by the coding sequence ATGGCTACGGGAAAAAAAACTTATCAGAATACCATACTGGATATTGCAGAAGCATTAAGACTTTCTCCTGCAACCATTTCACGTGCTTTAAATAACCATCCCTATGTGAAGGAAAAGACACGCAAGGATGTCATAGATATGGCCGCTAAGCTCGGGTACCGACGCAACCATATGGCCTCGGGCCTGAGGAGCAACAAAAGCCGGACTGTAGGGCTTATTGTACCGCGGGTCTCGATGTTTTTTCATGCCGAGGTGATTACTACGATTCAAAACGATCTTCATAAACAGGGGTACAGCCTGATCATCTGCCAGTCAAACGATTCGGTAAGTATGGAAAGGGAACTGACCGAGACTTTATACGCTTCGAGGGTGGATGCTTTAATTGCTGCTTGCACCCTTCAGACCGTAGATTTCAGCCATTTTGATAAGTTTACCGAAAACGGTACCCCGGTGATATTTTATGACCGGGTACCTGTTGAACCTTACCGGGCCACAATAGTTAAGGGAGACGATTTTAACGGGGCTTATCAGGCCACCAGTCACCTTATTGCGGCCGGATGTAAAAAAATAGCACACATTTCCGGGCCGCTAACCTCCAATTTATATCAGGACCGGGCTGCGGGTTTCGCTAAAGCGATGGAAGAGCATGGGTTGGAGTTGATACCGGACTGGATCTTCCACCAGGAGCTGAGTGCAGAAAATGCCATGCGTGCCATGCGGGAAATGTTTGCGGGCGGGGAGGTTCCTGATGCTTTGTTTGCAGATAATGATACCACAGCCATTGCAGCGATACAGTTTGCCATCGAAAAAGGCATCACCGTACCGGATGCGCTTAAAGTAGCAGGTTATTCCAATGACCCCAGGACTGCCATTATTACACCGCCGATCACTTCGGTAGAACAGTTCCCGGAAACGGTGGGCAAGCGGATTGTAGAGGCGCTGACAGCGCTATTAAACAGCGATCCGGCCGAACCTGCGTATATCACCAAGGCTGTTGTTGTTCCCGTACAGCTGGTAAGCAGAATGTCTACAAGTACAATAAATAAAAATACAATATAA
- a CDS encoding LutC/YkgG family protein, with amino-acid sequence MTSREQILARVLDNQPDMKPLPADLHTAFPAANPVTAFATVLTAIGGAFVEVADFQAIQEYIKTHFGGRIVSTLPELAGISEQGWENQDPHSYANVDLAIIKGHFGVAENAAIWITEDLMQQRAVPFICQQLAVVISKKEIVQTMHDAYVNIGTADYGFGSFIAGPSKTADIEQSLVLGAHGPKGMTVFALD; translated from the coding sequence ATGACTAGCAGAGAACAGATACTGGCCAGGGTGCTGGACAACCAGCCCGACATGAAACCACTTCCGGCCGACCTCCATACAGCATTTCCGGCTGCAAACCCAGTAACCGCATTTGCAACCGTATTAACAGCAATTGGTGGGGCTTTTGTTGAGGTCGCTGATTTCCAGGCAATACAGGAATACATCAAAACACATTTCGGCGGACGCATCGTCTCCACCCTGCCTGAGCTGGCCGGAATATCGGAGCAAGGCTGGGAAAACCAGGACCCGCATAGCTATGCCAATGTAGACCTGGCCATCATCAAAGGCCATTTCGGTGTAGCAGAAAATGCTGCCATCTGGATTACGGAAGACCTGATGCAACAAAGGGCCGTTCCCTTTATCTGCCAGCAGCTGGCCGTGGTGATCAGCAAAAAGGAGATTGTACAAACCATGCACGATGCCTATGTAAATATAGGCACCGCCGATTATGGCTTTGGAAGTTTTATAGCAGGGCCTTCAAAAACAGCCGATATAGAACAGTCGCTCGTGCTGGGTGCGCACGGGCCAAAAGGCATGACGGTTTTTGCGCTGGATTAG
- a CDS encoding SDR family NAD(P)-dependent oxidoreductase, whose product MAVLDLFNLKGKTALVTGCKRGIGKAMAEALAEAGADIIGVSANLELSGSDVEKSVTALGRKFYAYQCNFNDREAIRSFCEQVKTEHPVIDILVNNAGTILRKPIAEHPDEFWDEVVAVNQTAPFILTREIGRDMVARGSGKIIFTASLLTFQGGITVPGYAASKGAIGQLTKAFANEWAAKGVNVNAIAPGYISTDNTTALRADENRSRSIMERIPAGRWGEAEDFMGPIVFLASKASDYMHGTVMTVDGGWMGR is encoded by the coding sequence ATGGCAGTACTAGATTTATTTAACCTGAAAGGAAAAACAGCTTTGGTAACAGGCTGCAAACGCGGTATAGGCAAAGCAATGGCCGAGGCCCTGGCTGAAGCAGGTGCAGATATCATTGGGGTATCGGCAAACCTGGAGCTGAGTGGCAGTGATGTAGAAAAGTCGGTTACAGCGCTTGGTAGGAAGTTTTATGCCTATCAGTGCAATTTTAACGACCGTGAGGCGATCAGATCATTTTGTGAGCAGGTGAAAACCGAGCATCCGGTGATCGATATCCTGGTGAACAATGCAGGAACTATCCTGAGAAAGCCTATTGCCGAACACCCGGATGAATTCTGGGATGAGGTAGTGGCTGTAAACCAGACTGCACCTTTTATCCTGACCAGGGAAATTGGCAGGGATATGGTTGCAAGGGGAAGCGGAAAGATCATCTTTACAGCTTCATTGCTTACTTTTCAGGGCGGTATTACCGTTCCCGGATATGCGGCAAGCAAAGGCGCAATAGGACAGCTGACCAAAGCATTTGCCAATGAATGGGCAGCCAAAGGCGTAAACGTAAATGCAATAGCTCCGGGGTATATCTCTACCGACAATACCACGGCTTTAAGGGCTGATGAAAACCGAAGCCGTTCTATTATGGAGCGCATTCCGGCAGGCCGCTGGGGCGAAGCAGAAGATTTTATGGGACCAATAGTGTTCCTGGCTTCAAAAGCATCTGACTATATGCACGGTACAGTGATGACCGTTGATGGTGGTTGGATGGGCAGGTAA
- a CDS encoding (Fe-S)-binding protein: MNVGLFIPCYIDQFYPNAAIATLNLLSKLGITVKYPVNQTCCGQPMANSGFEHLTQGCNDLFIDNFAEFDYIVSPSGSCVLHIKDHLHSPEAEEKASGIRKKIYELTEFLTDILKVEQLPARFPHKVGMHQSCHGQRGLMLSQMTELVDAPFSKPLQLLKMVEGLELIELNRPDECCGFGGTFCVAEEAVSVKMGKDRVADHINNGAEYITAADMSCLMHMEGILRRQHSNVKVLHIAEILNAQ; encoded by the coding sequence ATGAACGTAGGCCTATTTATACCTTGCTATATCGACCAGTTTTATCCAAATGCCGCCATTGCCACGCTAAATCTATTAAGCAAACTTGGCATAACAGTAAAATATCCTGTCAACCAGACCTGCTGCGGGCAGCCCATGGCGAACTCTGGTTTCGAACATTTAACCCAGGGATGTAACGATCTTTTCATTGATAACTTTGCTGAATTCGATTATATCGTTTCCCCTTCCGGGAGTTGTGTGCTGCACATTAAAGACCACCTGCATTCGCCTGAAGCGGAAGAAAAAGCATCCGGAATCCGGAAAAAGATATATGAGCTGACGGAATTTTTAACAGATATACTGAAGGTAGAGCAGCTGCCTGCCCGCTTCCCGCATAAGGTAGGCATGCACCAAAGCTGTCATGGACAACGTGGTTTAATGCTTTCGCAGATGACCGAGCTGGTAGATGCCCCTTTTTCCAAGCCCCTGCAGCTGCTGAAAATGGTAGAAGGTCTGGAACTGATTGAACTAAACAGACCCGATGAATGCTGTGGATTCGGGGGAACCTTCTGTGTAGCAGAAGAGGCAGTATCTGTAAAAATGGGCAAAGACCGGGTTGCAGACCACATCAACAATGGCGCAGAATACATCACAGCCGCCGACATGTCCTGTCTGATGCACATGGAAGGCATCCTTCGCCGTCAGCACAGCAACGTAAAGGTTTTGCATATTGCCGAAATATTAAACGCACAATAG
- a CDS encoding AraC family transcriptional regulator, with protein MKPQLLKVSNNLVNSFSARRDRVPYINNRWHYHAEVELIYFKKGNGTQFIGDSIKRFNSGDIVLVGAHLPHYWKFDDSYFTAEEEDNADVVVVHFCENFWGNHFLSLPENKGIRSTLEKAQRGVQIRENHKKQIGELMEQILVATGPARIILLMEALLAIESSAQDKPLSSIGFRNDFEETENDRINAIYNYSLNNFKRKIQMEEMAAVANISPNSFCRYFKSRTRKTYTQFISEIRVGHACKLLIEDNMNVKQICYESGFHNFASFHKHFKIITGQSPLSYQKSYLSK; from the coding sequence ATGAAGCCTCAACTGCTGAAAGTTTCCAATAACCTGGTAAATTCGTTTAGCGCCAGAAGAGACAGGGTGCCTTATATCAACAACCGCTGGCATTACCATGCCGAAGTAGAACTCATCTATTTTAAGAAAGGCAATGGTACACAGTTTATTGGCGATAGCATTAAGCGTTTCAATTCTGGAGACATTGTGCTGGTTGGTGCACATTTACCGCATTACTGGAAATTTGACGACAGCTACTTTACCGCTGAGGAGGAAGACAACGCCGATGTCGTAGTGGTCCATTTTTGCGAAAACTTCTGGGGCAACCACTTCCTTTCCCTTCCCGAAAATAAGGGCATCCGCTCAACGCTGGAGAAAGCACAGCGCGGGGTTCAGATCAGGGAAAATCATAAAAAACAGATTGGCGAGTTGATGGAACAGATACTGGTAGCTACCGGTCCGGCAAGGATCATCCTGCTGATGGAAGCATTGCTGGCTATTGAAAGCAGTGCACAGGACAAGCCCCTTTCTTCTATAGGCTTCCGCAACGATTTTGAAGAAACAGAGAACGACAGGATCAATGCGATCTACAATTATTCGCTGAACAATTTCAAAAGAAAGATACAGATGGAAGAGATGGCAGCAGTAGCCAACATCAGTCCGAATTCCTTTTGCCGGTATTTTAAATCACGGACCAGAAAAACGTATACACAGTTTATCAGTGAGATCAGGGTTGGACATGCCTGCAAACTGCTGATAGAAGACAACATGAATGTAAAACAGATCTGTTATGAAAGCGGCTTTCATAATTTTGCCAGCTTCCATAAACATTTTAAGATCATTACCGGGCAAAGCCCCCTGTCCTATCAGAAATCTTACCTTAGCAAATAG
- the kduI gene encoding 5-dehydro-4-deoxy-D-glucuronate isomerase, translating to MKTSFESRYAVSPGEAKQFDTAALRKNFLMESLFEADAVKLTLSHYDRYITGGVMPVNETVELSNPENLKAAYFLERRELGIINVGAKGKIVADGVTYDLEFKEALYLGKGTQTVSFASEDKSNPAKFYINSAPAHHTYPNKKVSKADAEIVELGSPETANHRVINKLLVNSVLPTCQLQMGMTELKSGSVWNTMPAHTHDRRMEVYFYFEVPQGQSVCHFMGEPQETRHIWMQNEQAVISPNWSIHSGAGTSNYTFIWGMAGENLDYGDMDHCAINDLK from the coding sequence ATGAAAACATCTTTTGAAAGCCGCTATGCAGTAAGTCCGGGTGAAGCGAAGCAATTTGATACTGCCGCTTTGCGTAAGAATTTTTTAATGGAGAGCCTGTTTGAGGCCGATGCCGTTAAGCTGACCTTGTCGCATTACGACCGTTACATCACCGGTGGTGTGATGCCGGTAAATGAGACAGTGGAATTGTCTAACCCTGAGAACCTGAAGGCCGCTTATTTTCTGGAAAGGAGGGAACTGGGTATCATTAATGTTGGAGCGAAAGGTAAGATTGTTGCAGATGGGGTAACTTATGACCTTGAATTTAAAGAGGCGCTGTACCTTGGAAAGGGTACCCAGACGGTAAGCTTTGCATCCGAGGATAAAAGTAATCCTGCCAAATTCTATATCAACTCCGCGCCTGCGCATCATACCTATCCTAATAAAAAGGTTTCAAAGGCGGATGCAGAAATTGTTGAATTGGGTAGCCCCGAGACTGCCAATCACCGTGTGATCAATAAATTACTGGTGAACAGTGTACTGCCAACCTGCCAGCTGCAGATGGGAATGACCGAGCTGAAAAGCGGAAGTGTATGGAACACCATGCCAGCGCATACACACGACAGAAGGATGGAAGTATATTTTTATTTTGAGGTGCCGCAAGGCCAAAGCGTTTGTCATTTTATGGGCGAGCCACAGGAAACCAGGCACATCTGGATGCAGAACGAACAGGCCGTCATCTCTCCGAACTGGTCTATCCACTCTGGCGCAGGTACCAGCAATTATACCTTTATCTGGGGGATGGCTGGTGAAAATCTGGACTATGGAGATATGGACCACTGTGCAATCAATGATTTGAAATAA
- a CDS encoding DUF4861 family protein has product MKRILGVLLLLPVLSVPVMAQSGAAKATITVSNPLNADRNNAVVAVSWTAVTAKYPGIDTANFKVISALTKKEVPFQLEHGGERGGKSIQNLLVQLSLKANASSKLLIVAGKPAAVVKKTYGRYVPERYDDFAWENDKVAFRMYGKALETRKDNAFGTDVWVKRTNKLVINDWYKTGDYHTDHGDGMDYYSVGLTLGAGDIAPLVKDSVYFPLNYHHWKVLDNGPLRTTFQLGYDAWDVAGKSVTVTKTISLDAGSHMNRIEAVYTYNGDALPVAVGIVKRKEAGTILMDEQKGILGYWEPQHGPDGITGVGTIVTGEPVVMGADKKHLLTYTSAKNNQAVVYYNGSAWSKANEITNAAAWFKYLETFKKQLEQPLKVSVQ; this is encoded by the coding sequence ATGAAAAGAATATTAGGTGTTTTATTGCTGTTACCGGTACTGTCTGTACCTGTAATGGCGCAAAGCGGGGCTGCAAAAGCTACGATTACAGTAAGCAACCCCTTAAATGCAGATCGCAACAATGCAGTTGTGGCTGTAAGCTGGACAGCTGTAACCGCGAAATATCCGGGCATTGATACGGCTAATTTTAAAGTCATCAGTGCGCTAACAAAAAAGGAGGTTCCCTTTCAGCTGGAACATGGTGGAGAGCGCGGAGGAAAGAGCATCCAAAATCTGCTCGTGCAGCTTAGTCTGAAAGCCAATGCCAGCAGCAAATTGCTGATCGTAGCCGGTAAACCGGCAGCTGTTGTAAAAAAGACCTATGGCCGTTATGTGCCTGAGCGTTATGATGACTTTGCCTGGGAGAACGACAAAGTGGCTTTCCGCATGTACGGAAAGGCGTTGGAGACCAGAAAAGACAATGCTTTTGGAACGGATGTATGGGTGAAAAGAACAAATAAGCTGGTGATCAACGATTGGTACAAAACCGGTGATTACCATACTGACCATGGAGATGGAATGGATTATTATAGTGTAGGACTTACCCTTGGGGCAGGCGATATTGCTCCCTTAGTGAAAGATTCTGTTTATTTCCCTTTAAATTATCACCACTGGAAAGTGCTGGATAATGGTCCGCTGCGCACTACCTTCCAGTTGGGATATGATGCCTGGGATGTGGCTGGTAAATCTGTAACGGTAACGAAGACCATTTCACTCGACGCCGGATCGCACATGAACAGGATAGAGGCTGTATATACTTATAATGGTGATGCCCTGCCAGTAGCTGTGGGTATTGTAAAAAGAAAAGAAGCTGGTACCATTTTAATGGATGAGCAGAAAGGAATTTTAGGTTATTGGGAACCCCAGCATGGACCGGACGGGATTACTGGTGTAGGAACGATCGTTACCGGGGAACCGGTGGTTATGGGTGCTGATAAAAAGCATTTGCTGACTTATACTTCGGCAAAAAACAATCAGGCTGTTGTGTACTACAATGGTTCGGCATGGAGCAAGGCCAATGAAATTACAAACGCGGCGGCCTGGTTCAAATACCTTGAAACCTTTAAAAAACAATTGGAACAACCTTTAAAAGTGAGCGTGCAATAG
- a CDS encoding LutB/LldF family L-lactate oxidation iron-sulfur protein: MNSGTKDHAQLSDIFNKDEARVNWHDETLWFVRAKRDKAAHNIPEWENLREAASHIKNNVLSNLHDYLLEFEEKAQQNGVKVHWAANAEEHNRIVHAILKGHRVDRLIKSKSMLTEECHLNEYLQQNGIEVIDTDLGERIVQLAKEPPSHIVLPCIHKKKEEIGALFHEHLGTPEGMADPQFLTAAAREHLRETFLTRKAAITGVNFAVAETGEFVVCTNEGNADMGAHLADVHIACMGIEKIIPKRKNLGVFLRLLTRSATGQPITTYSSHFKKPRPGQEMHLVLVDNGRTTQLGRPDFRNSLKCIRCAACMNTCPVYRRSGGHSYHTAVAGPIGSILAPNLDMKDYADLPFASTLCGSCSNVCPVKINIHEQLYKWRQVIVKEGYADPKKKMAMKAMEFTLSSPAIYRNAGKAGRWFMKHAPFTVNNKLNLWYQHREMPQVPAQSFGEWYKKNKKND, from the coding sequence ATGAATTCAGGAACAAAAGACCACGCACAATTATCCGACATTTTCAACAAGGACGAAGCAAGGGTAAACTGGCACGACGAGACTTTATGGTTTGTACGTGCCAAACGCGACAAAGCCGCACACAACATACCCGAATGGGAAAACCTGCGGGAAGCTGCTTCCCATATCAAAAACAACGTACTTTCCAACCTGCACGATTATCTGCTCGAGTTTGAAGAAAAAGCACAGCAGAATGGTGTAAAAGTGCATTGGGCAGCCAATGCCGAAGAACACAACCGCATTGTACATGCAATCCTGAAGGGTCACCGGGTAGACCGCCTCATCAAAAGCAAATCCATGCTTACCGAGGAGTGCCACCTGAACGAATACCTGCAGCAAAATGGAATTGAAGTTATTGATACCGACCTTGGTGAACGCATTGTACAGCTGGCCAAAGAACCGCCAAGCCATATCGTACTGCCCTGCATCCATAAAAAGAAAGAAGAGATCGGAGCCCTGTTCCATGAACATCTGGGTACCCCCGAAGGTATGGCCGACCCGCAGTTTTTAACTGCAGCAGCACGTGAACACCTCCGCGAAACATTTTTAACGCGTAAAGCCGCCATTACAGGCGTAAACTTTGCGGTTGCCGAAACCGGAGAATTTGTGGTTTGTACCAACGAGGGGAATGCCGATATGGGCGCACACCTGGCCGATGTGCACATCGCCTGTATGGGTATCGAAAAGATCATCCCCAAAAGAAAGAACCTGGGCGTATTTTTAAGACTGCTCACCCGCAGCGCTACGGGACAACCCATTACCACTTATTCCAGTCACTTTAAAAAACCACGGCCCGGACAGGAAATGCATCTGGTGCTGGTCGACAATGGCCGGACTACCCAGCTGGGGAGGCCCGATTTCAGGAACTCACTCAAATGCATCCGCTGCGCAGCCTGCATGAACACCTGCCCGGTTTACCGACGCAGCGGCGGCCACAGCTACCATACTGCTGTTGCCGGCCCGATTGGCTCCATCCTGGCCCCTAACCTGGACATGAAAGACTATGCCGATCTTCCCTTTGCCTCTACCCTTTGTGGGTCCTGCAGCAATGTATGCCCGGTAAAAATCAATATACATGAACAGCTGTATAAATGGCGACAGGTAATTGTGAAAGAAGGCTACGCCGACCCGAAGAAAAAGATGGCCATGAAAGCAATGGAATTTACACTGTCCAGTCCGGCTATCTACAGAAATGCAGGTAAGGCAGGCAGATGGTTCATGAAACATGCGCCTTTTACCGTAAACAACAAATTAAACCTCTGGTACCAGCACCGCGAAATGCCACAGGTACCGGCACAATCGTTTGGGGAATGGTATAAAAAGAACAAGAAAAATGACTAG
- a CDS encoding MFS transporter: protein MANITKEKSAAAYLFSAPVIVASLGYFVDIYDLLLFGIVRIPSLTELGLNEAAVSIEGASILNWQMTGLLLGGILWGILGDKKGRLSVLFGSIITYSVANFACGFVHDVTIYKILRFIAGIGLAGELGAGITLVSESLPKRLRAIGTSVVAGVGLLGAVVGYFTVELFSWRNAYFIGGGMGILLLFLRIGVFESGMFHAMKEKHNVAKGNFLSFFTKKSRLVLYLKCIGIGLPTWYVIGILATFSNEFGKALGISEAIKPGLAVMWCYVGLAAGDLVSGLVSYWLESRVRAVTYLMIFTAIGAIIYLYGGISSATGLYAMCLWIGFGIGYWAMFVTIGAEQFGTNVRATAATTIPNMVRGTVVLMTTIYTTLKPHVLELHAAGILGLLCFGIGFYCIRTIPETHHKDLDFVED from the coding sequence ATGGCCAACATCACCAAAGAGAAAAGCGCGGCAGCATATCTGTTTAGCGCCCCTGTTATTGTAGCCTCATTAGGCTATTTTGTAGATATCTACGATTTGCTTTTATTTGGCATAGTCCGCATTCCAAGCTTAACCGAACTTGGCCTCAATGAGGCTGCTGTTTCAATAGAAGGCGCAAGCATTTTAAACTGGCAGATGACCGGCTTATTGCTTGGTGGGATTTTATGGGGCATCCTTGGCGATAAAAAAGGCCGTCTTTCGGTGCTGTTTGGTTCCATTATTACTTATTCGGTAGCCAATTTTGCCTGTGGTTTTGTACATGACGTTACCATCTATAAAATATTACGCTTTATAGCAGGGATAGGTTTAGCTGGCGAACTTGGCGCTGGCATTACCCTGGTGTCTGAAAGTTTACCCAAACGACTGAGGGCTATTGGCACCTCGGTTGTAGCTGGTGTAGGTTTGCTTGGTGCAGTAGTGGGTTATTTTACGGTAGAGCTGTTTAGCTGGAGGAATGCCTATTTTATTGGCGGGGGTATGGGTATTTTACTGTTGTTTTTAAGGATAGGGGTGTTTGAGTCGGGCATGTTCCATGCAATGAAAGAAAAACACAATGTGGCCAAAGGGAACTTCCTTTCTTTTTTTACAAAAAAAAGCCGCCTGGTTTTGTACCTCAAATGTATCGGAATTGGCTTGCCAACCTGGTACGTGATCGGAATCCTGGCCACATTCAGCAATGAGTTTGGCAAGGCCCTTGGGATCAGCGAAGCGATCAAACCTGGACTGGCGGTAATGTGGTGTTATGTTGGACTTGCAGCGGGCGACCTGGTGAGCGGACTGGTAAGTTACTGGCTGGAATCGAGAGTGAGGGCAGTAACCTACCTGATGATCTTTACAGCCATAGGGGCCATCATTTACCTGTACGGTGGCATCAGCTCGGCTACTGGTTTATATGCCATGTGCCTGTGGATCGGTTTTGGCATAGGTTATTGGGCAATGTTTGTGACGATAGGCGCCGAGCAGTTTGGTACCAATGTAAGGGCTACTGCGGCTACCACTATTCCCAACATGGTAAGAGGTACAGTGGTGTTGATGACCACCATATATACTACATTAAAGCCACATGTGCTGGAGCTTCATGCGGCTGGTATCTTAGGCTTACTGTGCTTTGGAATTGGTTTTTACTGTATCAGGACCATCCCTGAAACGCACCATAAAGATCTTGATTTTGTAGAGGACTAA
- a CDS encoding SGNH/GDSL hydrolase family protein: MKPNLFFAFLLFFTVKSAFAQTEKNYKIWNPAGEAKSMVAGQAWPKEAQDYYDRLPARAEAAVRKPVWNLSKNSTGMNLRFRSDAEEIVVKYQVKGNLQMPHMSATGVSGVDLYAKGGDGKWLWARGAYSFKDTIVYRFTKLQAAGIKEPEYTLYLPLYNSVKWLEISVPEKNTFVPLPVPQKPIVVYGTSIAQGACASRAGMVWSSILSRKLEQPFINLAFSGNGPMEKAIVDLLPEIDAKLYVLDCLPNMTGEYFTDEEINKRIEYAVAELQKKKPGVPILLTEHDGYTDEGLNPERKRAYERVNAVMDKTFKAMKSRGLKNIYLLTKAEINQDINTMVDGTHPNDIGMMRYAEAYEKAIRKIR, encoded by the coding sequence ATGAAACCAAATTTATTCTTCGCCTTCCTGTTATTTTTTACTGTAAAATCTGCTTTCGCCCAAACCGAAAAAAACTACAAGATCTGGAACCCTGCAGGTGAAGCCAAAAGCATGGTAGCCGGACAGGCCTGGCCTAAAGAGGCTCAGGATTATTACGATCGTTTACCTGCAAGGGCAGAGGCCGCTGTGCGTAAGCCGGTATGGAACCTGTCGAAAAACAGTACGGGTATGAACCTGCGTTTCAGATCGGATGCGGAAGAGATTGTGGTGAAATACCAGGTAAAAGGCAACCTGCAAATGCCGCATATGTCGGCAACAGGTGTGAGTGGGGTAGATTTGTATGCCAAAGGCGGCGATGGGAAATGGCTTTGGGCAAGGGGTGCTTATTCCTTTAAGGACACCATTGTATACCGTTTTACCAAGTTGCAGGCAGCTGGCATAAAAGAACCTGAATATACTTTATATCTTCCCCTTTACAATTCCGTAAAGTGGTTGGAAATCAGCGTTCCGGAAAAAAATACTTTTGTTCCATTGCCGGTGCCTCAAAAGCCGATCGTGGTGTACGGAACTTCCATTGCCCAGGGGGCCTGTGCCAGTCGCGCCGGTATGGTCTGGAGTTCTATCTTAAGCCGTAAGCTGGAACAGCCCTTCATTAACCTGGCATTTTCAGGTAACGGGCCTATGGAAAAGGCAATCGTAGATCTGCTGCCCGAAATTGATGCGAAACTGTATGTGCTTGACTGCCTGCCGAACATGACCGGTGAGTATTTTACGGATGAGGAAATCAACAAACGAATTGAATATGCTGTTGCCGAGTTGCAAAAGAAAAAGCCAGGGGTACCTATTTTACTTACTGAACACGATGGCTACACGGATGAAGGCTTAAATCCGGAAAGGAAGCGTGCATATGAACGGGTAAATGCGGTAATGGATAAAACTTTCAAGGCCATGAAAAGCAGGGGCCTGAAAAATATTTATCTTTTGACGAAAGCCGAGATTAATCAGGACATCAACACCATGGTGGATGGTACACATCCAAACGACATCGGGATGATGCGCTATGCCGAGGCTTACGAAAAGGCCATTCGAAAAATCAGGTAA